Part of the Propionimicrobium sp. PCR01-08-3 genome, TCAGCATTGATGAATTGACCGATTGGTTAGCCCGGACGGATCGGCTCCTGGGCGGACGTAAGCCGAGCTGGTTGTGCGAACTCAAGATTGATGGGCTGGCGGTCGATCTGGTGTATCGAGGCGGGCGGCTCGTCTCCGGTGCGACCAGGGGTGATGGCCGGGTCGGTGAAGACATCACGCCGAACGTGTGGACGATCGCCGGGATCCCGCACACTCTGCCGGGATCGGGTCATCCGGAGTTGCTCGAGGTCCGTGGGGAGATCTTTTTCCCGATTGAGGGCTTCGCTGACCTGAATGCCTCGCTGGTCGAGGCAGGCAAGCCTCCCTTCGCGAATCCCCGCAATGCCGCTGCCGGATCGCTGCGGCAGAAGAATCCTGCGGTGACTGCGTCTCGTCCGTTGCGGATGCTCGTGCACGGAATCGGTGCCCATGAGGGGTTGGCGCTGGAGCGGCAGTCACAGGCATATGAGGTGCTGACCGACTGGGGATTCCCGACCTCGCAGGCCTACCAGGTCGTTGGTTCGACGCGGGAGGTGCTGGATTATGTTGCCTATCACGGCGAGCACCGGCACGATCTGCTGCACGAGATCGACGGCATCGTCGTGAAGGTGGACGATCTCGATCAGCAGGAAGATCTGGGCACTACATCGCGGGCGCCCCGGTGGGCGATCGCCTTTAAATATCCGCCCGAAGAAGTCAATACCAAACTGCTCGATATTCAGGTCAATGTCGGGCGAACCGGACGAGTGACGCCGTTCGCCGTGATGGAGCCGGTCAAAGTTGCCGGTTCCACGGTCGCGCGCGCCACGTTGCACAACGCGTGGGAGGTGAAGCGCAAAGGCGTGCTGATCGGAGACACCGTTGTGCTGCGCAAGGCGGGCGATGTCATTCCGGAAGTGCTCGGCCCGGTGGTCGACCTGCGAGACGGCAGCGAGCGAGAATTCGAGATGCCGACGCATTGCCCGGTATGCGGGACCAAGCTGCGTCCGGAGAGGGAATCCGACAAGGACATTCGCTGCCCGAACTCGAAGTCATGCCCGGCGCAGTTGACCGAGCGGCTGTTCAGCCTTGCGTCGCGGCACGGGTTTGACATTGAGGCGCTCGGCTGGGAGGGTGCGCGTGGCCTGCTGGCCAGCGGGGTGCTGACCAACGAGGCTGGCTTGTTCGATCTGGATGCGGACCAACTGATGCGGGTGCCGTTGTACACACGCACGGCCAAGAAGTCCGACCCGCCTGAGCAGGTCGTCGATGGACGGGTGCTTTCGGCGGGCGGACACAAACTGTTGGCGAACCTGGAGACGGCGAAGCAGCAACCGCTGTGGCGAGTGCTGGTGGGGTTGTCGATTCGTCATGTGGGGCCGACGGCGGCGCGGGCACTGGCAGAGCGGTTCGGGTCGATGGACGCGATTCGTTCGGCTTCTGTTGATGACCTGGCTACCACCGAAGGGGTCGGCCAGATCATCGCGGAGGCGGTCGTGGAATGGTTCACCGAGCCCTGGCATCGGGAGGTGGTGGAGCGTTGGGCCGCGTCCGGAGTAAGGATGGCCGACGAACAGCCTTCGGATGAAAAGTCATTGCCACAGACTTTGGAGGGATTGTCGGTTGTGGTGACGGGCTCGTTGACCGGGTTCACCCGGGATTCGGCGAAAGAAGCCATTATCGAGCGCGGCGGGAAGGCCGCGTCCTCGGTTTCGAAGAAGACCGATTATGTGGTGGTGGGGGACAGCCCCGGATCCAAGGCGACGAAGGCCGAGGATCTGAAGCTGCCGATCTTGGACGAGGACGGCTTCGTCCGGCTGCTGGAGTCGGGGCCAGCCGGCCTGGGCAAGGCGTGACCGACAGGTAGCGGGTCGAGCGGCGGTTCCTGCTCGTTTGCTTCTCAGCGATCTTCGTGTCGTCCGCTGGATCTGGCACCGAGGCCTTGCCAGATCTGCCACGATTGGAGCATGCGCGTACACATCGGAACTGACCATGCCGCTTTCGAGCTGAAGGAGTATCTCGTCGAGCATCTGAAGGCGGATGGCTACGATGTCGTCGACCACGGTGCGGCTAGCTACGATGCCGAGGACGACTATCCGGATTACATTATTCCGACCGCCGAAGCTGTTGCTGCCGATTCCGGCTCTTTGGGCATCGTGCTCGGCGGATCCGGAAATGGTGAACAGATCGCCGCCAACAAGGTAAAGGGCATCCGGGCGGTGCTCGCAGACAACGCCGAACTGGCCGAACTCGGTCGCCAGCATAACAATGCCCGGTGCCTGGCGATGGGCGGACGCTTCGTGGCACCGGAGTTGGCTTTGGAGATCGCGCGAGCCTTCCTGACCACGCCCTGGTCGGATGAGGAACGCCACGCCCGCCGCGTGGCGAAGATTGAGCGCTACGAGCAGACGGGTTCCTTGGCCGGATAGGTGGAGCGTCTCTTCCCGAGACGCTGACGCCGACTCTTGAAGGGAGTTCTTGCCCACATCTTCGAATTCGCGACTGCTCGGAAAGACGAGGTAGACGCACGCGGAGCAATCGCATCGGAATGCGCGATCATTCTGCTCGTCGCAGTTCGTATTGGCGCTCTGCAGGTCACGGCAAAAGCAGGCTGTCCAAAGTGGCCGTCGCCCGGCGATGTCGCAATTGGAGCAATATCTGTGGGTCCAGTACACTGGGCAAGGTTCGCCGTGATGTCGGCGGCACCGGGGCGTAGCGTAGTGGCTAGCGCGCCTGCTTTGGGAGCAGGAGACCGCAGGTTCGAGTCCTGTCGCCCCGACCAGAGTTGCACTTGTTCAAGGCCATGTTGACACTAGTCAAGTCACAATTTGGTGTCTTGAATCCCATCTCGATCATGTCGGGTTATTGCTGGTCCTGCGTTGTGCCCGGATCTCCGTCAGCCTGTAGCTCGACGGCCATGGATGATCTGTGGTGGCTCCAAGGACAGCACACCATCACGCCTTAACGGTGCGGGGCGGAGGCGCAGAGTGCGCGTCAAGGCTTATCCGGGCACGCTGTGCCGCACTCGCAAGGAGGTGGAGCCGGTCAATGCTAAGCGGACACCCGGCGCCGCCCTTTCGCTATCCAGTCTGGACGATAACGAACTACTCGGCGAGATAGCTTGAAGGTTGTGGAGTGGGTGGGACAGCTGACAAATCGTTTGAGGCACCAAGACAGAGTCCACAAGGCGACCCTGAGTCGCTCGACACTGGTCATGCGGAGATAATCGAAACATTCCTACCCAGGCCCGCTCTGGAGTGGGTGCGCAATAAAGCGGCAAGTACTAGCACGGAGCCCCAGGGCCGGGCCTTCGGGGAAATGAAGATCAGGAGTAGCAGACAATGGAGTTCGAGGACGCGCTGGAGGATATCGCTTCCAAACTCGCCGATTATGGCGACAGCCTCACCACCGAAGAGGCAACCAAGAATGCGATCATCATGCCGTTCATCTCTCGAGTGTTCGGATACGACGTGTTCAATCCGAAAGAAGTGATGCCTGAATTCACTGCCGATATTGGCACCAAGAAGGGCGAAAAGATCGACTACGCTATTCTGCACGATAGCGACGTGCAGATGCTAATCGAATGCAAGAAGGCGGGCGAAGAACTCAAACTCAACAATGCGTCGCAACTTTTCCGCTACTTTCATGTCTCGAATGCGCGAATCGGAGTGCTCACCAATGGCTGTGTCTGGCAGTTCTTCACCGATCTGGACCATCCGAACAAAATGGATGAGCGTCCCTTCCTCGTCCTTGATCTTCGCAACATTGACGCCTATGCGCTGCCCGAACTGAAGAAGCTCACTAAAGATGCCTTTGACCTCGAATCCGTCCTTACAGCGGCCGAAGAGCTCAAGTATGTGTCCAGCATCAAGCGAGTCATTGGTGGGCTGTTTGAAGATCCGAGTGAAGATTTTGTAAGGCTCCTCGTCACACAGGTCTACGATGGCTCGCTCACCGCTAAGATGCGCGAATTCTTCACGCCAGTCGTAAGGAAAGCCATCAAGCAGTTCACCAACGACTCCGTAAACGCCCGTCTTAAGACTGCACTCCAAGACCAGGCTCCAGCAGTTGCCGCAGCGGCTCCAGTGGATGATGCCCAGGTGACGGTGCCCGAGAAGAGGACGGATGGGGTAGATACGACGGTGGAAGAACTCGAAGGATTTCAGATTGTTCGGGCAATCGTTGCGTCTGAGATCAACTGGGACCGCGTGGTGTCTCGTGATACGAAGTCATACTTTGGGGTTCTGGTTGACGACACAAATCGCAAGCAGATCTGCCGACTTCACTTCAATCATGCGCAGAAGTACCTTGGACTGCTTGATGAGAATAAGAACGAGACTCGGATACCCATCTCCGAAGTTGGAGACATCTATAACCATGCAGACGTATTGCGAGATGCTGCAAGACGATTCGCCTGAAAGAAGCTCACACGCACTGCCAGTCTGGCAAAGCGCAGAATGACTTGACTAGAAGCGGACGCTCCTGAGAGGGCTGTGAAGCCGCATCTCGTGGGTCACGGGACGGTGCGGCTTGAGCGGGAGCTGTCAAGTGACTGCATACAATATTTCGCACCAGTGCATGGAAGAGCGGTTGACAGGGCAGAAAACATATACGATTCTTGGATCTGGCTAGACGTACCACGTGCTCCTCGGAGGTGTAGCCTTCGGCCGAGTTGGCTGACGGCGACATAACTCCGACTGACGGACCGCGCTCGTCGCTGCGCTATGGCAGCGGCGCACGGGCAATCCTCCTGGCAGAGCACTCTGGACCGAACGCAGACAAAGAGGACTGTTGATTTTGGAGACAAGGATGAGTGAAGTCGACCAGCGACGACTAATCGATCTCTCGATGCCGATTGAAGAGCATTGGCGATTCACGCCGAGTTTCGAAACCAAACTGGCTGCTCGACCTCAATTCACATTTCATTCGACAATCGTGAAGATGGGTGCTCACGGATTCAGTCATGTTGATGCGCCATTTCACGTCGATCAGGCGATGGACACGATCGAGAAGATCGATCTCGAGCACTTTTGGGGACCGGCATCGATCATCGATCTGAGCGACCTCGGCGACAATGCCGAATACAGTCGTGAGGTTCTGGAGCCACGCGCCGAAAACGTCC contains:
- a CDS encoding type I restriction endonuclease, producing the protein MEFEDALEDIASKLADYGDSLTTEEATKNAIIMPFISRVFGYDVFNPKEVMPEFTADIGTKKGEKIDYAILHDSDVQMLIECKKAGEELKLNNASQLFRYFHVSNARIGVLTNGCVWQFFTDLDHPNKMDERPFLVLDLRNIDAYALPELKKLTKDAFDLESVLTAAEELKYVSSIKRVIGGLFEDPSEDFVRLLVTQVYDGSLTAKMREFFTPVVRKAIKQFTNDSVNARLKTALQDQAPAVAAAAPVDDAQVTVPEKRTDGVDTTVEELEGFQIVRAIVASEINWDRVVSRDTKSYFGVLVDDTNRKQICRLHFNHAQKYLGLLDENKNETRIPISEVGDIYNHADVLRDAARRFA
- the ligA gene encoding NAD-dependent DNA ligase LigA, encoding MSSEDDQIAAEELQPEETPELAEAGLDEQHRWSELADQINDAQEAYYGLDSPTMSDAEYDGLMRELEELEKQFPQLRTPDSPTQRVGSAHRVTDFAPVTHVQRLLSLDDVFSIDELTDWLARTDRLLGGRKPSWLCELKIDGLAVDLVYRGGRLVSGATRGDGRVGEDITPNVWTIAGIPHTLPGSGHPELLEVRGEIFFPIEGFADLNASLVEAGKPPFANPRNAAAGSLRQKNPAVTASRPLRMLVHGIGAHEGLALERQSQAYEVLTDWGFPTSQAYQVVGSTREVLDYVAYHGEHRHDLLHEIDGIVVKVDDLDQQEDLGTTSRAPRWAIAFKYPPEEVNTKLLDIQVNVGRTGRVTPFAVMEPVKVAGSTVARATLHNAWEVKRKGVLIGDTVVLRKAGDVIPEVLGPVVDLRDGSEREFEMPTHCPVCGTKLRPERESDKDIRCPNSKSCPAQLTERLFSLASRHGFDIEALGWEGARGLLASGVLTNEAGLFDLDADQLMRVPLYTRTAKKSDPPEQVVDGRVLSAGGHKLLANLETAKQQPLWRVLVGLSIRHVGPTAARALAERFGSMDAIRSASVDDLATTEGVGQIIAEAVVEWFTEPWHREVVERWAASGVRMADEQPSDEKSLPQTLEGLSVVVTGSLTGFTRDSAKEAIIERGGKAASSVSKKTDYVVVGDSPGSKATKAEDLKLPILDEDGFVRLLESGPAGLGKA
- a CDS encoding ribose-5-phosphate isomerase; translation: MRVHIGTDHAAFELKEYLVEHLKADGYDVVDHGAASYDAEDDYPDYIIPTAEAVAADSGSLGIVLGGSGNGEQIAANKVKGIRAVLADNAELAELGRQHNNARCLAMGGRFVAPELALEIARAFLTTPWSDEERHARRVAKIERYEQTGSLAG